The Nonlabens spongiae genome contains a region encoding:
- a CDS encoding TraR/DksA family transcriptional regulator, which yields MSTDEKLRYSDADLLHFRGIVEKKIREAEEQLELIKSAFKNDSDNGTEDTAPQFKAFDEGSSVMSKESNAQLAIRQEKFIRDLKNALVRIENKSYGICRVTGKLIKKERLELVPHATLSIEAKNMQ from the coding sequence ATGAGTACAGACGAGAAATTGAGGTATAGCGATGCAGACCTCCTACATTTTAGAGGAATTGTAGAGAAAAAAATACGTGAGGCTGAAGAGCAACTAGAGCTTATCAAAAGTGCTTTTAAAAACGATTCTGACAACGGTACTGAAGATACGGCTCCGCAATTCAAAGCGTTTGATGAAGGAAGTTCTGTTATGAGTAAGGAGTCTAATGCGCAACTTGCCATCAGACAAGAGAAGTTTATACGCGATCTCAAAAATGCTTTAGTAAGAATTGAGAATAAATCTTATGGAATATGTCGTGTGACAGGTAAGCTGATCAAGAAAGAACGTCTCGAGCTTGTTCCTCATGCCACGCTGAGCATCGAGGCAAAAAACATGCAATAG
- a CDS encoding lipoprotein signal peptidase — protein MKLSKAILIIIAVLFIDQASKIYIKLNYPLTGSRNPIVDWGKFQLLFYENAGAAWGFEIPGDYGKIILTVFRLFAICGIGYWLWTSVRDKGPKILSVCIALIFAGALGNIIDSVFYGQLFSSSVHGVAEFMPEGGGYAPWFYGEVVDMLYFPLFDGVWPNWVPMVGGESFSFFNAIFNVADSSITIGVMLLILFSKKAFPDKKTA, from the coding sequence ATGAAATTATCCAAAGCCATACTCATAATCATTGCCGTGCTGTTCATAGATCAGGCGAGCAAGATTTACATAAAGTTGAACTACCCACTTACGGGAAGTAGAAATCCGATTGTGGACTGGGGGAAATTCCAATTGCTTTTTTATGAGAATGCCGGAGCGGCATGGGGTTTTGAAATTCCTGGCGACTATGGAAAAATCATTCTAACGGTTTTTAGATTGTTTGCTATATGCGGTATTGGTTACTGGTTGTGGACTAGTGTGCGCGACAAAGGACCTAAAATACTGAGCGTTTGTATTGCCTTGATTTTTGCGGGAGCGCTGGGAAATATAATTGATTCAGTTTTTTATGGTCAGCTTTTCTCGAGTAGTGTTCACGGTGTCGCAGAATTTATGCCTGAGGGCGGTGGTTATGCACCGTGGTTTTACGGTGAGGTTGTAGATATGCTGTACTTTCCGCTTTTTGATGGCGTCTGGCCTAATTGGGTTCCTATGGTAGGTGGAGAGAGCTTTTCTTTTTTCAATGCCATTTTTAATGTTGCTGACAGTTCTATCACCATAGGTGTTATGCTGCTGATTTTGTTCAGTAAAAAAGCTTTCCCAGATAAGAAAACGGCTTGA